One window of Nicotiana tomentosiformis chromosome 11, ASM39032v3, whole genome shotgun sequence genomic DNA carries:
- the LOC138901105 gene encoding uncharacterized protein, which produces MSIYYSAIDNLPEEDYPFGTLLKFIYKATDAALDISGKSYMSWVFDAEIHIDAMSLADTIKDKNQASNQDSSKAMIFLFYHLDEGLKMKYITLKDPIIMWNNWKDRYVHLKMIQQCREMRFKKYSELISHLLVAKQHNVLLMKTHESRPTGSYSFPEVNETNLHQAKRERGRGPSHGHGRGRGRNYNHGNNNAPKNPPHHQQCKRKEQKHEAVQATNAENACYRCG; this is translated from the exons atgtccatttattactctgcaatagataatcttcctgaagaagattatccgttTGGTACTCTATTAAAATTTATCTACAAGGCAACTGATGCAG ccctggatatatctggcaaaagctacatgtcctGGGtgtttgatgctgaaattcatatTGATGCGATgagtctggcagacaccatcaaggacaaaaatcaggcatcaaatcaAGACAGttccaaagcaatgatattcctattctatcaccttgatgagggcttgaaaatgaaatatattACTCTTAAAGATCCAATCATAATGTGGAATAATTGGAAAGACAGATATGTCCATCTGAAGATGATC cagcaatgtcgagagatgagattcaaaaagtattctgaacttatctcacatcttcttgtagccaaGCAACATAATGTGCTATTAATGAAAACCCATGAAagtcgacctactggttcttattcattccctgaagtgaatgagacgaaccttcaccaagctaagcgtgaaAGAGGTCGTGGCCCCAGTCATGGTCATGGAcgtggtcggggaagaaactataatcatggtaataataatgcaccaaagaaccctcctcatcACCAGCAGTgtaaaaggaaggaacaaaagcatgaagcggtgcaagcaacaaatgcagaaaatgcatgctatagatgtggataA
- the LOC104089971 gene encoding defensin-like protein P322: protein MAKSMRFFATVLLLAILFMATEMGPMTIAEARHCESQSQRFRGLCVREKNCAAVCETEGFSGGDCRGLRRRCFCTRPC, encoded by the exons ATGGCAAAATCCATGCGCTTCTTTGCCACAGTGTTACTTCTAGCAATACTTTTCATGGCTACTG AGATGGGACCAATGACAATTGCAGAGGCAAGACATTGCGAGTCTCAGAGCCAGCGTTTTAGGGGACTATGTGTTAGGGAGAAGAACTGTGCCGCCGTCTGTGAAACGGAAGGATTTTCCGGTGGCGACTGCCGTGGACTCCGCCGCCGTTGTTTCTGTACTAGGCCATGCTAA